The following coding sequences lie in one Arachis ipaensis cultivar K30076 chromosome B03, Araip1.1, whole genome shotgun sequence genomic window:
- the LOC107629304 gene encoding arogenate dehydratase/prephenate dehydratase 6, chloroplastic, which produces MHTLSPPYSNALSYLHRGSEPTFRVVPTRITVKCGYGFEPASFSQGVGSTRTDWQSACAILSSKVDSQNEDSNPTAAGENIAAVNGHKSAGTDLNLVHVSGEKTLPPKPLTISDLSPAPMHGSQLRVAYQGVPGAYSEAAAGKAYPNGEAIPCYQFEVAFQAVELWIADRAVLPVENSLGGSIHRNYDLLLRHRLHIVGEVQLPVHHCLLALPGVRSEYLTRVISHPQALAQCEHTLTKLGLNVAREAVDDTAGAAEFVATNNLRDTAAIASARAAELYGLQILADGIQDDPNNVTRFVMLAREPIIPRTDRPFKTSIVFAHDKGTSVLFKVLSAFAFRNISLTKIESRPHRNRPIRIVDDDKNEGTAKHFEYMFYVDFEASMAEVRAQNALAEVQEFTSFLRVLGSYPMDMTPWSPSASPSSRESRI; this is translated from the coding sequence ATGCACACTCTCTCACCGCCGTATTCTAACGCACTCAGCTACCTCCACCGGGGGAGTGAGCCCACATTTCGGGTAGTTCCAACCCGAATAACGGTTAAATGCGGTTACGGGTTCGAACCAGCAAGCTTCTCGCAGGGAGTCGGGTCGACCCGAACGGACTGGCAGAGCGCATGCGCCATCCTATCCAGCAAGGTCGACTCTCAGAACGAGGACTCAAACCCCACAGCGGCAGGAGAGAACATAGCCGCCGTGAACGGCCACAAATCCGCCGGAACAGACCTGAACCTAGTCCACGTCAGCGGCGAAAAAACGCTTCCTCCAAAGCCGCTCACGATCTCCGACCTATCGCCAGCACCGATGCACGGCTCGCAGCTGCGCGTGGCATACCAGGGAGTCCCCGGTGCGTACTCCGAGGCTGCCGCTGGCAAAGCCTACCCTAACGGAGAAGCCATACCTTGCTATCAGTTCGAGGTTGCTTTCCAAGCCGTTGAGCTCTGGATCGCCGATCGCGCCGTTTTACCCGTCGAAAACTCCCTCGGCGGCTCGATCCACCGGAACTACGACCTCCTCCTCCGCCATCGCCTCCACATCGTGGGCGAGGTCCAGCTCCCCGTTCACCACTGCCTCCTTGCCCTTCCTGGCGTCCGATCGGAGTACCTGACGCGCGTGATCTCTCACCCTCAGGCCCTCGCACAGTGCGAGCATACTCTCACCAAGCTCGGCCTCAACGTGGCTCGCGAAGCCGTAGACGACACCGCCGGCGCCGCGGAGTTCGTGGCCACCAACAACCTCCGAGACACGGCGGCAATCGCTAGCGCACGCGCGGCAGAGCTGTACGGTCTTCAGATCCTGGCGGATGGGATCCAAGATGACCCGAATAACGTGACCCGGTTCGTGATGTTGGCCcgagaaccaatcattcctcgCACGGACCGGCCTTTTAAGACGAGTATCGTGTTCGCGCACGATAAAGGGACCTCCGTGCTCTTTAAGGTGCTCTCGGCGTTTGCGTTTAGGAACATCAGTTTGACTAAGATCGAGTCAAGGCCGCATCGTAACCGTCCGATCCGGATTGTTGACGATGACAAGAATGAAGGGACAGCAAAGCACTTTGAGTACATGTTTTATGTTGATTTCGAGGCATCCATGGCTGAGGTCAGAGCACAGAATGCCCTGGCTGAGGTTCAAGAATTCACCTCCTTTCTGAGGGTTTTGGGTAGTTATCCCATGGATATGACACCGTGGAGCCCTTCTGCTTCTCCTTCCTCTAGGGAGAGTAGAATTTAG